The following are from one region of the Synergistales bacterium genome:
- the sdaAA gene encoding L-serine ammonia-lyase, iron-sulfur-dependent, subunit alpha, translated as MRSLDELTTLCKEWQCSLPKTILHTKEQESGQSPEHQREAMASRLADMRRSVEEALSTDREPQLVENRAPLLGEYRPAEGPLSGGVILEAGRIALAVAASNACMGRIVAAPTAGSCGILPGILFSYDHHFKPGEAALVDALITAAGIGNVIAERATLAGASGGCQAECGAAAAMGAGALVQLRGGNADQISQAAALTLKSLLGLVCDPVGGLVEVPCIVRNGTLVALSAIGADMALAGVRSAIPADEVIDTMGAVGRALPETLRETARGGLAVSPTGRSFTERLREQSP; from the coding sequence ATGCGCTCGCTGGACGAACTGACCACCCTCTGCAAGGAATGGCAGTGCTCCCTCCCCAAGACGATACTGCACACCAAAGAACAGGAGTCCGGCCAATCTCCGGAACACCAGCGGGAAGCAATGGCCTCCCGTCTCGCCGACATGCGCAGATCCGTGGAGGAAGCGCTCTCCACGGACCGGGAACCCCAGCTTGTGGAAAACCGGGCCCCTCTTCTCGGGGAGTACCGCCCCGCAGAGGGGCCGCTCTCGGGAGGGGTCATCCTGGAGGCCGGCCGGATCGCCCTGGCCGTGGCGGCGAGCAACGCCTGTATGGGGCGGATCGTGGCCGCTCCCACGGCGGGAAGCTGCGGTATCCTTCCGGGGATCCTCTTCAGCTACGACCACCACTTCAAACCGGGGGAGGCGGCCCTGGTGGACGCCCTGATCACCGCCGCCGGCATCGGGAACGTCATCGCCGAACGGGCCACACTGGCAGGGGCATCCGGCGGCTGCCAGGCCGAATGCGGCGCCGCCGCAGCGATGGGTGCCGGGGCGCTGGTCCAGCTCAGGGGCGGCAACGCCGACCAAATCTCCCAGGCGGCGGCACTGACTCTCAAATCGCTGCTCGGCCTGGTCTGTGACCCTGTAGGCGGCCTGGTGGAGGTGCCCTGCATTGTCCGAAACGGCACGCTCGTCGCGCTTTCCGCCATCGGCGCCGATATGGCCTTGGCCGGTGTTCGCTCGGCCATACCGGCAGACGAGGTGATCGACACCATGGGCGCCGTGGGCCGCGCTCTGCCGGAAACACTGCGGGAGACGGCCCGGGGCGGCCTCGCCGTCTCCCCCACCGGCCGGAGCTTCACAGAGAGACTGCGGGAGCAGTCCCCCTGA
- a CDS encoding response regulator transcription factor yields the protein MAEEHTKRLLLIEDDRELCGLLGEYLEGEGFAVECVHEGDEGLRRALDGGHHLVVLDLMLPGLPGLDLLRSLRGRSSIPVLILTARGDDVDRILGLELGADDYLPKPCNPRELAARIRSILRRTLPTEGRQARIGGDLTLSSGAYTAWLGERQLELTTTEFKILEVLFNQAGGVCSRQALSRNAMGRPLTPFDRTIDVHVSNLRKKLGPHPDGTERIRTIRGEGYMYTFPHRGEDPHD from the coding sequence ATGGCCGAAGAACATACGAAACGGCTTCTGCTGATCGAGGACGACCGGGAGCTCTGCGGACTCCTGGGGGAGTACCTGGAGGGCGAAGGGTTCGCCGTGGAATGCGTCCACGAAGGAGACGAGGGACTCCGGCGGGCCCTCGACGGCGGACATCACCTGGTGGTCCTGGATCTGATGCTCCCCGGCCTGCCGGGGCTGGACCTCCTCCGGTCCCTGCGGGGCCGGTCCTCCATCCCCGTCCTGATCCTCACCGCCAGGGGCGACGACGTGGACCGCATCCTCGGCCTGGAGCTCGGCGCCGACGACTATCTCCCCAAACCCTGCAATCCCCGGGAACTGGCCGCCAGGATCCGCTCCATCCTCCGTCGCACCCTCCCCACCGAAGGCCGGCAGGCCCGGATCGGGGGCGACCTGACGCTCTCCAGCGGGGCCTATACCGCCTGGCTGGGGGAGCGGCAGCTGGAGCTCACCACTACGGAGTTCAAGATTCTGGAGGTGCTCTTCAACCAGGCCGGAGGTGTCTGCAGCCGACAGGCTCTGAGCAGAAACGCCATGGGACGTCCCCTTACCCCCTTCGACCGGACCATCGACGTCCATGTGAGCAATCTGCGCAAGAAACTCGGCCCCCATCCCGACGGTACGGAGCGGATCCGGA
- a CDS encoding ABC transporter ATP-binding protein, giving the protein MITLKDVTVRLPGFTLEPLSVRVEEGEFFMLVGPSGAGKTMLLESIAGLQPLASGTITVSGRDITAEPPERRGIALVYQDYALFPHLSVEQNIRYGLRFADERDENHVAHLIETLRLDHLLRRNPETLSGGEQQRVALARALAVKPSLLLLDEPLSSLDPRFREELQEHLRSVHEAGVTILMVTHDFGEVLSLGNQVAVLQQGRLQQKGGVAEVFHTPANREVAAFVGMKNIFQASLHGRYALLEGGTELLLGREVAQREGFIGIRPENIILAARPGASDAVNCFWGRIISVTPRDVALEVLLETADIRLFAHVLASSFMELGLHPGETACMRFKPEAVHIF; this is encoded by the coding sequence GTGATCACACTGAAGGATGTCACCGTCCGGCTGCCGGGTTTCACGCTGGAACCGCTGTCCGTCCGCGTCGAGGAAGGGGAATTCTTCATGCTGGTGGGCCCCAGCGGTGCGGGCAAGACCATGCTGCTGGAATCCATCGCCGGTCTGCAGCCCCTCGCCTCGGGAACCATCACCGTCAGTGGCCGGGACATCACCGCAGAGCCGCCGGAGCGACGGGGCATCGCCCTGGTCTACCAGGACTACGCCCTCTTCCCCCACCTGAGCGTTGAGCAGAACATCCGCTACGGGCTCCGCTTCGCCGACGAACGGGACGAGAACCATGTGGCCCACCTCATCGAGACACTACGGCTGGATCATCTCCTGCGACGCAACCCGGAAACCCTCTCGGGAGGAGAGCAGCAGCGGGTGGCCCTGGCCAGGGCGCTGGCGGTGAAACCGTCGCTGCTCCTGCTGGACGAACCGCTCTCCTCGCTGGATCCAAGATTCCGGGAGGAGCTGCAGGAGCACCTCCGCTCCGTCCACGAAGCGGGGGTGACGATCCTCATGGTGACCCACGATTTCGGCGAGGTGCTCTCCCTGGGCAACCAGGTGGCCGTACTGCAGCAGGGAAGACTGCAGCAGAAAGGCGGGGTGGCCGAGGTCTTCCATACGCCGGCCAACCGGGAGGTAGCGGCCTTTGTGGGGATGAAAAACATCTTCCAGGCCTCGCTTCACGGCCGGTACGCACTGCTCGAAGGGGGAACGGAACTACTCCTGGGACGGGAGGTCGCCCAGCGGGAGGGATTCATCGGCATCCGGCCGGAGAACATCATCCTTGCCGCCAGGCCGGGGGCGAGCGACGCCGTGAACTGCTTCTGGGGGCGGATCATCTCCGTTACCCCCCGGGATGTAGCGCTGGAAGTCCTGCTGGAGACAGCGGATATCCGCCTCTTCGCCCACGTTCTCGCCAGCTCCTTCATGGAGCTGGGGCTCCATCCCGGCGAAACGGCCTGTATGCGTTTCAAGCCGGAGGCCGTTCATATCTTCTAG
- a CDS encoding substrate-binding domain-containing protein produces MRGMRKGFIVAAVFCLAILTAIPASAAEKLIVFHAGSLSAPMKAIEDRFEKANPGIDVLREAGGSASMARKIIDLDGECDCYFSADYMVIERLLRPEYADWNAMFASNELALMYGPQSKYADEVDSDNWYEILMRDDVTWGHSNPDADPCGYRALMVLQLAEDYYDRPDLHEEAMAHPGRGVRPKAIELIAQVDTGAMDYAFEYKSVAVQHGLPYVTFPPEINLSDPAYADLYSTAEVERAGREPGETIITKGQPIVYGCTIPTTAPHPDLASRFMQFVLSPDHGLAVFESMGQGIVGPERVHGEDNVPQSLEGLVQ; encoded by the coding sequence ATGAGAGGAATGCGGAAAGGGTTTATCGTAGCGGCGGTGTTCTGTCTGGCGATCCTGACGGCGATCCCCGCCTCGGCGGCGGAGAAGCTGATCGTCTTCCATGCAGGCAGCCTCAGCGCTCCAATGAAGGCCATCGAGGACCGGTTCGAGAAGGCCAATCCCGGTATCGACGTGCTCCGCGAGGCCGGCGGCAGCGCGTCCATGGCCAGGAAGATCATCGACCTGGACGGGGAATGCGACTGCTACTTTTCGGCGGACTACATGGTCATCGAACGGCTCCTGCGGCCCGAATACGCCGACTGGAACGCCATGTTCGCCAGCAACGAACTGGCCCTCATGTACGGCCCCCAATCGAAGTACGCCGACGAGGTCGACAGCGACAACTGGTACGAGATCCTGATGCGCGACGACGTCACCTGGGGGCACTCCAACCCCGATGCCGATCCCTGCGGCTACCGCGCCCTGATGGTGCTCCAGCTGGCCGAGGACTACTACGATCGGCCCGATCTCCACGAGGAGGCCATGGCCCATCCCGGCAGGGGTGTCCGGCCGAAGGCCATCGAGCTGATCGCCCAGGTGGACACCGGCGCCATGGACTATGCCTTCGAGTACAAGTCCGTGGCCGTCCAGCATGGTCTTCCCTACGTCACCTTCCCGCCGGAGATCAACCTCAGCGATCCCGCCTACGCCGACCTCTACTCCACCGCCGAGGTGGAACGGGCCGGCAGGGAACCCGGGGAGACAATCATCACCAAGGGGCAGCCCATCGTCTACGGCTGCACCATCCCCACAACAGCACCCCATCCGGACCTGGCATCGCGGTTCATGCAGTTTGTCCTCTCCCCCGACCATGGTCTGGCTGTCTTCGAGAGTATGGGACAGGGTATCGTCGGCCCCGAACGGGTGCACGGCGAGGACAATGTCCCCCAGAGCCTCGAGGGTCTCGTGCAGTAG
- a CDS encoding ABC transporter permease, with the protein MRMFKSRAWFPVLMGSFLVAYVVWPLLNMFLRADWGIVASSAREPEVLGALWRSIWTAAASTGIIALFGTPLAYLLARREFRGKSVLEAVIDLPIMVPHTVAGIAVLLVISPKAPLGALIKSLGLQPINSATGIVLACIFVSIPFYVDSARDAFAGVSPHLEKVSRTLGGSMPYTFFHITLPLARRGIFSGLIMSWARAVSEFGAIVIIAYHPMVAPVLIYDRFQTFGLKYSSPIAVQLICISLFMFVTLRLLAGRIRIGRGESS; encoded by the coding sequence ATGCGAATGTTTAAAAGCCGGGCCTGGTTTCCCGTCCTCATGGGCTCGTTCCTTGTGGCCTATGTGGTCTGGCCGCTGCTCAACATGTTCCTCCGGGCCGACTGGGGGATCGTGGCCTCCAGCGCCCGGGAACCCGAGGTGCTCGGAGCCCTCTGGCGCAGCATCTGGACCGCCGCGGCGTCCACCGGAATCATCGCGCTCTTCGGCACACCGCTGGCCTATCTGCTGGCCCGGAGGGAGTTCCGGGGCAAGTCCGTCCTGGAGGCCGTCATCGATCTGCCCATCATGGTACCCCACACCGTGGCCGGGATCGCCGTGCTCCTGGTGATCTCGCCGAAGGCGCCGCTGGGTGCGCTGATCAAGAGCCTGGGGCTCCAGCCGATCAACAGCGCCACGGGGATCGTCCTGGCCTGTATCTTCGTGAGCATCCCCTTCTATGTCGATTCGGCACGGGACGCCTTTGCGGGTGTCTCGCCGCATCTGGAGAAGGTGAGCCGCACACTGGGGGGCTCCATGCCCTATACGTTCTTCCACATCACCCTGCCGCTGGCCAGACGGGGGATCTTCTCGGGGCTCATCATGTCCTGGGCCAGAGCGGTGAGCGAGTTCGGCGCCATCGTGATCATCGCCTACCATCCCATGGTGGCACCGGTATTGATCTACGACCGCTTCCAGACCTTCGGGCTCAAGTACTCCTCCCCCATCGCCGTCCAGCTGATCTGCATCTCGCTCTTCATGTTCGTCACCCTCCGGCTGCTGGCCGGAAGGATCCGCATCGGGAGGGGCGAATCGTCGTGA